The Girardinichthys multiradiatus isolate DD_20200921_A chromosome 9, DD_fGirMul_XY1, whole genome shotgun sequence genome segment ATCTGAAAATCACACGCATGCAGAGCTTCTTTTATGAAATGAGGCATTGGAAGTCTGCATCATCCAAGGCATAACAAAGcatctctttcctttttttacagCTCTCATTGCTCCTACTCTTCAAATctcactttattttgtttccacaTTGAATGAGGAAACATGATGCCAAGCACTTGCTCTCCCTCTCCTTATCTCACTAATTTCTCACACTATATAGGGTTAACCAGTGTATGTACTGTGACATTTGTATGTGAAAGAAGGAGTGTGAATTTTTTTTAgaacaaataatgtttgtaatGTGGAAAGAATGCATAATCTTTCTGCAGTTGACTTAAAATTATTCTTGGTTACAACCAAACTTTTTAATTGCACTTTTGATTGAATCTTATGAGGTAGCGCATATAATAATCTAAAGTGTCTCTTTTGTTTTCCAGGTAACGGCGTGCAGATGCAGAGGGATGTCCAGTGTTGCATGCTCTACTCCCAGGGGAAGGTGCGTACTAAAGATGTGCTTCGGTTTGAGGTGCAGACGGAAGGGCCCGACTGCAGCATACAAGCCATCATGCAAGTATTTCAGCAATCCACTCCTGGGGCTCAGGAGTGCAAAGCAATTTGGAGGCATGGAAAAAATGTCTCTCGTTAATACAAGCGCAGGGCTGCATGGTCCAAGAGGCATTACCATCTTTCCAGGTCATATTGTTATGGCAGAACTTCTCACTGTAATTGCCAGAGAAGTACTAGAGGAAATATGTGGGAATAGCAAGCTGTCTGAAAATACCTTTCAGGCCAGCTGAACCCTGCAGCACTCactcaatcagtcagtcaatcagagCAGCAGGGTTTAGTTAAGTAAATGACACCGTGATACCTGTTGTTGCCAGCAGTTCTCAGAAATCTAATGTAGCAAGAGAGTCTGCTTTTGCATATGATTCAGTTAACATAAACACAGATGTTTTCCCACATCCAAAATATTTCAACACTTCCCCTTGATTTCTTACAACCACTAATTTTAATGTACATCAACAAGATTTTAGGTGACCAACCAACACAgggtagtgcataattgtgaggtCGAAAAAAAGGTTTGCATTTGTTCTGTGAGGTCAGTGGTAATTAGTTGCAGaaatccacaactcaggtgggagaatctgtcgacAGGACAGCTATTAGCTGTGCTGTcctcaaatctggcctttatggaagagtggtaagATGAAAGCTTATGTTGATACTGTAGAACAGCATAAGAAGTCTCATTAGCAGTTTGTCACTAGCAAACAAATGAAGCATGTGGTAGGAGGTGGCCTGGTCAGATTaaccaaaattaaattttttggcCTACgtgcaaaataaataataaaaagctaacaCCGCAAACGACCTAAACAAACCATCCTTACTTAATCATGTTGTGGGGgtgcagcagggacaggaaagctggtaagagttgataggaagactGATGACGCTAAATACCTGGCAGTTAAGGCAGCAAATGTCTCGAGATCTGAGTGGTGGTTCATCTTCAGCAGGCAcacaaccttaaacatacagacagagctacaatagaatggttcagatcaaatcATATggtggaatggcccagtcaaagtccagttctaaatccagttgagaatctgtggtaagacctGAAAATTACTGTTCACAGAAGGTCTCCACCCAATCTGACCCAATCTTTGGAAGGGGAAAAGGTGGTAGAGACGTAACGCAaacaacttgcagctgtaaatgtggcaaaaggtggctctacaaagcATAAGAGGGGATGAAAAGAAATAGATGACacattttagatttgtatttataaaaaattaatattatagttttaatattataattttccttccacttcacaactatgcaaTACTTTGAGTTCACCTATCACAATAATGCCaaaaaatcacaccaaagtttaTGGCTTTAAAGTGACAAGATCCAAAAACACTCAAGAGGTATGAGTATGTTTAGAAGTTACCAGCTGATATATTTCAGCAATTTGTTCTTCTGTTCGTTGATATTTTTCAGCCTTTATAACAACTGACAAACCATTTCCAGACCTTACACCCTTCAAATGTGTTATCCGTCAATTGTTTGGTTAACCTGAGTGTGAGACTGTGCACTTTTTCTTTGTAGTCTTTACACAAAGAAGGCAGTGAAATGTGCAGACCCCAGAGATCGGAAGGTGAAGAGGTTGTTGAGGAAGCTTCTGGAGAGACAGAGACTCAAGAACTACCAAACCATGTGGCTGCTGCCTCATGACAACCTGCCCGTCATGTCAGAGGTCAGGCCTGAACCTCCTGGCAACTGCTTTAACCTACTAGCCACTTTCAACAGAGCCTGATTATCTTCCTTGTGTAGGAGCCCACAGTTGACACTAAGACTTGAAATAGGACAGCACACGTTTAAAAGAAGGTCTGCATTCCACTTAGATGAAGTTCTGCTTCTGTGCAGCACACACAGGTGTAGATGTTGAATGCAGGCCTCCGTAAAATATTAGAGTTACTATTTCAAGACAAAATCTGTTCAGTGTAAGAGCACAATAAGCAGTGGGGATCTGTAAATGTTCTTACAATTGCATGTGTGCATGCCAGCTGGCATGGGCCAGTATGAGATTTTCACTGGATGTAAAAATACCACGATTTGACTGTGTCGCAGTTTTACATGAAAATTTAAACCAACATGTACATCATAATCCagttaaaacagaaaaccaacatTTAATTGTGCTGCTGTAAAATGATATATTTAATTGTACCTGCTAGTTTTCAAGTGCTTCATGCACAGAAAATACATTGGATTCCTTCAACATATGACACAAAATATAACACAAGTGTATCAACCTAGTAGCTGGTTAAAGAATCTTCAGCATAAGAGACATGCTTCCTACCACTTGACAGCCACACCTTTAAAGCAACATTATCTTAACAAGAGTGGGTGGGActctttagtttccacaccttgatgttttctgtttatcGTGACTGGAAATGTTTGTAAACtgtcaaatttgtttttcatatacgcaagcaaaaacatttacagCTTCTTTTacagtggtaggaatggtttcAACTAAAACCATGTTACACCTTCTGCCAACAAATTTAATTCACAACAAACTAGCAAGTGAACAGATGTTTAGACCAATTGGTGGGGACAAGAGTAGAATTATTTATTCTAAATATTTGGTCATTCTTAAATAACTATTGCAATTTGAGTTGTTATTTCTGACTACCATCATGCCCATTACCCACCAGTGTCTGCCGGTATGGAACAAATTGCTCTGAAAGACCGACTAGTAAGATCGTTAACATCTGACGATCACAGGGTCTCAGCACAAATTTCAACCTGTCTTTCAGACATTTCAACATGGATGAAAACCCATCACTTACAACTAAACCTATCTGAAACTGAACTGCTTGTCTTCCCAGCCAAACCGAACTTACATCACAATATCTGCATCTAAACTGATTCCATATCTCTGTCGTGTGGTGTCGTTCCATAATGCTGGTTCCACCGAGCGCTACCAGAACAGGGGTGTCCCTGCCAATATTCAGAAAACTCTTTAAGACCCAGATTTTGAGAAAGCATCTAACACAGTAGCATCTGCCCTGTACTTCCCTCCATGCTGGCATTCAGTTTTCACCTCTGACAGAACTTGACTAGTGGTCGTCTTTCTAAGTAGTTTATTGTTAGCTTTGATATTAAGTGCATCATTATATACTCATTTGTAAGTTgctttagataaaagcatctgccaaatgcatagacataataataataattaatggaTCAGCAAAAGGGACTAAATTATCACACTTGGAAGTTGGTGAACTTTATCTTTGCCACAGCCAGCCAGTGGTCTGGCAAATGAATCTGTTGCTGGTAAACCGATGTCACCCTCCAACATTATCTTAGTGGGCTGAATTTTGTCCCTTTTGCTACTCAAGAAATTAGAACCTGCAAATCATCCGCAAAAACGTGTTTTATCTCATCCTTTAGGGTAAATACAAAGTCAAAATGTAATTTACAAGCAGGCTCAAAGTTATCCACACAACTAGCAGATTTTTTGCCATTATGTTTCATCTGACTGGATGtgttattaacattttggagtgaCCTAGCAATAGTCCCACATTGAAtatgatagagaatctgtgaagggGGCTAAAGATTAGGCTGATGGCAAAGAGACCTTCCTTGCCATCAGCCTCAAAGACCTGGAGCCCATCAAAAAcatgacaggaaaaaaaactgtgcaaaagCTGTAATGCCAAGAAAGacattttaattgtttattcACAATGGTACAAATAATTTTTGATATGCCATTTCTTTagttgaaatataaataaaaccatagagtgtctttttttcttttgggatATGTCCGTGTGATATCCaatgagaaacaaacttcttgctACAGTCAAAATCTGACCTGGGCACAAAACATTTTGAGCCTAACTGTAAGTTTTGATTATTATGTACCTTCTCACCAAATACATTGTTTTCTACTGTTGTGATCAGGACAAAAAAGACAGCTGGGCAGTTCTGAATGTGCAGGAATGAAGCACCATCAACGGTGGAGTTAGTCGTAGTCATACGTAAGGCTTCTCTCAGTTTTTCAAAATTCATTAACTTTTAACTGAATTTTATTAGaattgttgtgttttattaattgTGTCGATGTCTAATCCAACATTGTTTAAATTCTCGTCTTATTTTGCAGGCCAAGTAATCATTCAGCAGCTCGTTGGCTTTACTCTGCGATGCTTGCTGATATTCCAGTAATCTTGTGTCTCTTTATCTGTCTCCTTGGCACCAGACCTGGGCAGCAATACTTATTTAAAtggctttatatatatatatatatagatatatatatatatatatctatatatatatctatatatatatatagttatatatatatagatgaaGATATGATACTGCGATACTGCGCTTGAAATATTCCCAGCATGTCGCTGGAGCAATCTCAGAGGGGGAGTATTATTTGTAAGATAAGTTGCAGTGATTTCTATTTAATGGCTTATACTGTTATTTGCCAGAGTCTGCCTGAAAGTATCACCCTCTGAAATAGTGTAAACCCTTGTGGCTGATGTGAGATCAGTGAAACAGCATTGACATTCATATATTATATCTGCAATGTACTCTGTGCTTATTTGTGACATGTACTGCGTAAATAATGTAACAATGTAGATGGAGTTTTGTCAAATTCAGCTGAGTttgcagaaaactgaaaacatgtttttaatattaaCTTGCACCTTGCTCTTTTCTCCTTTGGCTTTCTTTTAAAGTATTTGTACTAAGACTTAAGGTCTTTATTGAGACCAGCTTGGAATATAATCACAAAGTGATGATTTCCACTGGCTTTAACTtactttttaacacattttgtctACTTTGTATATTGACTGTTTGTAAAATATAAGTGGATCTTTTGAAATTTGACCCATCGGCATCAACAGACCATTGGCATTAACTATAAATTTGCAGTttacttttgtctttttaattaaTGGTTTGTCATTGAACTATGCCAAAGCACTCATGAGTCAATCCATTACATAACAAGGCTGTTAAAACTTAGAGGGCTCCAATATGTGTAAAGTGCACAAGCCTTGTATGGTAGGGGAATGCACTGTATCTCAAgtgaattattttataaatcaatcTTGAAACATTAACTACAGCTGgtattgtgttgttttgtttgtggggGGTCTTGAGCTGTAGTGCACGTTTATAAAGTATAATGTGTCAATGTTTGTCATGATGACACAAATGCCCGGAAGCTGGCATGCAGAAAAGCAAAGCAGTTGTGTAACTAAACCAAACTGAAACTTACAGCAACTGAGGTCCAAGTAAtagacaaaatccaaaacaagTGAAGGAGGCAATAACAGGTAAAACACAAAGCGAACATCAGGTTGTTAGACAAAAGTGGAAAAGGGGAGCGGAACAAGTACAAAAACAGGCATAAGAAACGGAATGATCTCACACTTAACTATAGATACAGGAGATACATATGT includes the following:
- the ccl44 gene encoding chemokine (C-C motif) ligand 44, with product MFMLQTLTVLSLTVIFLASVEGNGVQMQRDVQCCMLYSQGKVRTKDVLRFEVQTEGPDCSIQAIILYTKKAVKCADPRDRKVKRLLRKLLERQRLKNYQTMWLLPHDNLPVMSEDKKDSWAVLNVQE